A genomic window from Camelus ferus isolate YT-003-E chromosome X, BCGSAC_Cfer_1.0, whole genome shotgun sequence includes:
- the LOC106730937 gene encoding putative claudin-25: MGLDSRMRSGVCCLVKNAGLLGSVASQVCALVTLCIPQWLTFSPGLLESEKYMLGLWGMCVTQDTGGSVCQASASPGSLASEVLVARILMCVACITGSCGLVAILLGLTHLGSGGHQGSSLERRMNIAGGALFFLAGLTTLAPVSYVARVTVQKFWGPELPTNVPRWEYGNALFSGWIGGVFLLTGGLLLIMSQLYADRLAETLPSLPSKLDLSSKVPFGKVDFT; encoded by the coding sequence ATGGGCCTGGACAGCAGGATGAGGAGTGGGGTGTGCTGCCTGGTCAAGAACGCGGGGCTCTTGGGCTCTGTGGCCAGCCAGGTCTGCGCGCTGGTGACCCTCTGCATTCCTCAGTGGCTGACCTTCTCCCCGGGTTTACTCGAGAGTGAGAAATACATGCTGGGCCTGTGGGGAATGTGTGTGACTCAAGACACGGGTGGCAGCGTGTGCCAGGCCTCTGCCAGCCCGGGGAGCCTGGCCTCTGAAGTGCTGGTGGCTCGCATCCTCATGTGTGTCGCCTGCATCACTGGTTCTTGTGGGCTTGTGGCCATCCTTCTGGGACTGACGCATCTGGGGTCTGGGGGCCACCAGGGAAGTTCTTTGGAGAGAAGGATGAACATTGCCGGGGGAGCTCTGTTTTTCCTGGCTGGACTCACCACTTTAGCGCCCGTGTCCTACGTCGCCCGTGTCACTGTGCAAAAGTTCTGGGGTCCTGAGCTCCCAACCAACGTGCCCCGGTGGGAATATGGCAATGCCCTGTTTAGCGGTTGGATTGGTGGCGTCTTCCTTTTGACTGGAGGTCTCCTTTTGATCATGTCACAGCTTTATGCCGACAGATTGGCTGAAACCCTACCCTCTTTGCCTTCAAAATTGGACTTGTCAAGTAAAGTGCCTTTCGGTAAAGTAGACTTTACTTAA